The following are from one region of the Nicotiana tabacum cultivar K326 chromosome 3, ASM71507v2, whole genome shotgun sequence genome:
- the LOC142178052 gene encoding secreted RxLR effector protein 161-like — MKDLNKVDTILGIKVKRDNKQVTLSQSHYIDKILTKFSHLGIKGYNTPYDSSVKLTANTGRAVAQLEYASVIGSMMYAMHCTRPDIAFVVCKLSRFTSNPGNDHWKAISRVLGYLKYTKHLGICYNGFPNVLEGYSDASWITSVNDNKSTSGWIFTLGSGAISWASKKQTCISHSTMESEFIALATAGKEAE; from the coding sequence ATGAAAGATTTAAATAAAGTTGATACTATTTTGGGAATCAAGGTCAAAAGAGATAACAAGCAAGTGACTTTGTCACAATCACATTATATAGATAAAATCCTTACTAAATTCAGTCATTTAGGAATAAAGGGGTATAATACTCCTTATGATTCTAGTGTTAAGCTAACTGCAAATACTGGAAGAGCAGTAGCACAGTTGGAGTATGCAAGTGTGATAGGTAGTATGATGTATGCAATGCATTGCACTAGACCCGACATTGCATTTGTTGTTTGTAAACTTTCAAGGTTTACCAGTAATCCAGGTAATGATCATTGGAAAGCAATAAGTAGAGTACttggatatttaaaatatacaaagcACTTAGGCATTTGCTATAATGGTTTTCCTAATGTATTAGAGGGATATTCTGATGCAAGTTGGATTACAAGTGTTAATGATAATAAATCCACATCAGGATGGATATTTACTCTAGGCAGTGGAGCCATTAGTTGGGCATCTaagaaacaaacatgtatttcccATTCTACTATGGAATCTGAATTTATTGCATTAGCAACTGCTGGAAAAGAAGCAGAATAG